Proteins encoded together in one Papaver somniferum cultivar HN1 unplaced genomic scaffold, ASM357369v1 unplaced-scaffold_21, whole genome shotgun sequence window:
- the LOC113339874 gene encoding uncharacterized protein LOC113339874 has product MPMLQTLKNELAQLMAKNREDGTFGKMQDEMVTKLCGEEPEFMVDVLQIYSYDTTERLTKIDDLYMNSQMNIRALKSLVRQIKESSLSVGCEKVTLACTEFMKAIEQQSSVDGCERALTQIKREFDHIKAELKEIIELNRDIRILSTPPQD; this is encoded by the exons ATGCCGATGTTACAGACCCTCAAAAATGAACTTGCTCAACTTATGGCGAAGAATCGCGAGGAT ggaACTTTCGGAAAGATGCAGGATGAAATGGTGACCAAATTATGTGGCGAGGAACCAGAGTTTATGGTCGATGTGCTGCAAATTTACAGTTATGATACGACAGAGAGGTTAACCAAAATCGATGACCTATATAT GAACTCTCAAATGAATATCCGCGCACTTAAAAGCCTAGTTAGGCAAATAAAAGAGAGCAGCCTTAG TGTTGGCTGTGAGAAAGTAACTCTTGCGTGTACTGAGTTCATGAAAGCTATCGAACAACAGTCCAGCGTAGATGG GTGTGAGAGGGCATTGACACAGATCAAACGTGAATTCGATCACATAAAAGCTGAATTGAAGGAAATCATTGAG CTGAACCGGGATATCCGCATATTGTCTACACCACCCCAAGATTAG
- the LOC113339713 gene encoding UDP-glycosyltransferase 79B30-like: MINFHRIELDYPIIEFLAFAMGHLTAFLHASNKLAAKGHRVSFIIPTKTQPNLNSFNLNPSLISFIPLNVPHIDSLPSDAETTADVPYPLQTHLMTAMDHTETTVESILLDLKPDFVFFDFTHWIPALARRLDIKAIHYCTASPASIAYTLSPERGHESPPNLECPPLGFPPSAVKLRSYEAKANAFFRMKEFGSGVSFYNRIMASLKDCDAMAFKACKEMEGPFCDYLERQFRKPVLLAGPLIPETPTSTLDKKWDKWLGGFKKGSVVYCALGSQSNLNKHQFLDLVLALELTGLPFLAALKPPTGNNSVEEALPEGFTGRVKGRGIVDGGWVQQQLILSHPSIGCFITHCGSGSITEALVNDCQIVLFPEFGDQIMNARLMAGDLKVGVEVERGEEDWFTKDSICSAIKLVMDENGEVSKEVRLHHAKWKEFLLKDNLESSYTDEFISKLQDLLQ; encoded by the exons ATGATAAATTTCCATCGCATTG aattggattaccccataattgaattccTAGCATTTGCAATGGGTCATTTAACTGCTTTCCTTCACGCTTCCAACAAACTCGCAGCGAAAGGCCATAGAGTTTCTTTCATAATACCCACCAAAACACAACCCAATCTCAACTCGTTCAACCTTAATCCGAGCCTCATCAGTTTCATTCCATTAAATGTCCCACACATTGATAGCCTCCCATCTGATGCAGAAACCACTGCGGACGTTCCATACCCCTTGCAAACTCACCTCATGACAGCCATGGATCATACTGAGACCACCGTTGAATCCATCTTACTTGACCTTAAACCTGACTTcgttttctttgattttactcATTGGATCCCAGCCCTGGCTCGTCGACTTGATATTAAAGCTATCCATTACTGCACAGCCAGTCCAGCAAGTATAGCTTACACATTGTCCCCAGAACGAGGGCATGAATCCCCACCGAACCTGGAATGCCCACCTTTGGGCTTCCCACCCTCGGCTGTGAAGCTCCGCTCTTACGAAGCTAAGGCAAATGCCTTCTTTAGGATGAAAGAATTTGGTAGCGGTGTGTCGTTCTACAATCGTATTATGGCATCGTTAAAGGATTGTGACGCCATGGCTTTCAAAGCTTGCAAGGAGATGGAAGGACCGTTCTGTGACTATTTAGAGAGACAATTCAGAAAACCCGTTCTTCTCGCTGGACCATTAATTCCTGAAACACCCACTTCCACTTTAGATAAGAAGTGGGACAAGTGGTTAGGTGGATTCAAGAAAGGATCAGTTGTCTATTGTGCACTTGGAAGTCAATCCAACTTGAATAAACATCAGTTCCTGGATCTGGTTTTGGCTTTGGAACTTACTGGCTTACCGTTCCTGGCTGCACTGAAACCACCAACCGGAAATAATTCAGTCGAGGAAGCGCTTCCAGAAGGGTTTACAGGCAGAGTGAAAGGGAGAGGAATTGTGGATGGGGGATGGGTTCAGCAGCAACTGATACTGAGTCACCCTTCCATCGGGTGTTTTATAACACATTGTGGATCAGGCTCGATAACAGAGGCATTAGTTAATGACTGCCAGATTGTATTATTTCCAGAATTTGGTGACCAAATAATGAATGCGAGGTTGATGGCAGGGGATTTAAAAGTTGGAGTTGAGGTTGAGAGAGGAGAGGAAGATTGGTTTACTAAAGACAGTATCTGCAGTGCTATCAAGTTAGTGATGGATGAAAATGGCGAAGTTTCTAAAGAAGTCAGACTCCACCATGCGAAATGGAAAGAGTTTTTGCTAAAAGATAATCTTGAATCCTCTTACACAGATGAATTCATCTCCAAGCTTCAAGATCTGCTACAGTGA
- the LOC113340058 gene encoding uncharacterized protein LOC113340058 isoform X1, whose translation MDSKDKDPSTNADAGERNPSNPQGKRSELPFVLLLVDKRPVSATAGQAPGHVPGRAPAYTPAHARKTEAAHCPIRELLEKEKKEEGSALPGNTWLPRSLNMADLKFAHTLLRC comes from the exons ATGGATAGCAAAGATAAAGATCCATCTACTAATGCTGATGCAGGGGAAAGAAACCCATCAAATCCACAAGGAAAACGCTCTGAATTGCCGTTTGTATTG CTTTTGGTGGATAAAAGACCTGTATCAGCAACAGCAGGCCAAGCTCCAGGACATGTTCCAGGCCGTGCTCCAGCATATACCCCAGCACATGCTCGTAAAACGGAAG CTGCACACTGCCCTATAAGAGAACTCTTAGAGAAGGAAAAGAAG gaagaaggGTCAGCGCTACCAGGGAATACATGGTTACCTCGGTCTCTAAACATGGCGGATCTTAAATTTGCACATACACTACTCAG GTGTTAG
- the LOC113340058 gene encoding uncharacterized protein LOC113340058 isoform X2, with the protein MDSKDKDPSTNADAGERNPSNPQGKRSELPFVLLLVDKRPVSATAGQAPGHVPGRAPAYTPAHARKTEAAHCPIRELLEKEKKEEGSALPGNTWLPRSLNMADLKFAHTLLR; encoded by the exons ATGGATAGCAAAGATAAAGATCCATCTACTAATGCTGATGCAGGGGAAAGAAACCCATCAAATCCACAAGGAAAACGCTCTGAATTGCCGTTTGTATTG CTTTTGGTGGATAAAAGACCTGTATCAGCAACAGCAGGCCAAGCTCCAGGACATGTTCCAGGCCGTGCTCCAGCATATACCCCAGCACATGCTCGTAAAACGGAAG CTGCACACTGCCCTATAAGAGAACTCTTAGAGAAGGAAAAGAAG gaagaaggGTCAGCGCTACCAGGGAATACATGGTTACCTCGGTCTCTAAACATGGCGGATCTTAAATTTGCACATACACTACTCAGGTGA
- the LOC113339886 gene encoding uncharacterized protein LOC113339886, which translates to MKKSQEWQRLGISDLPHIMPAAQRHRQPIKGTVWIITLISLISIFLIGVYIYPPRGYLSCYVFSGIGCKSISEWLPPNIPPTREYTDAEIAARGVIRDILQTPPIQTKTPKIAFMFLTPGPLPFEKLWDKFFDGHEGRFSVYVHASRETPVHLSRYFVNRDIHSEKVVWGKISMVDAERRLLGLAFQDPDNQHFVLLSDSCVPLHNFDYVYNYLMDTNMSFIDCYDDRGPHGSAGRYSEHMLPEVEYKDFRKGSQWFTMKRQHAMIVLSDSLYYEKFKLYCRPGMEGNRNCYSDEHYFQTLFHMMDPGGIANWSVTYVDWSERKWHPKAYRAQDCTYDLMKNVTSIDESIHYTSDERQILMDRACTWNGMKRPCYLFARKFMPETLDILMHYLSNYATGRNIDPTVDY; encoded by the coding sequence atgaaaaaatcacAAGAGTGGCAGCGTCTAGGCATTTCGGATTTACCGCACATTATGCCAGCGGCGCAACGCCACAGACAACCTATAAAGGGGACAGTTTGGATCATTACACTGATTTCTTTGATTAGCATCTTTCTAATTGGTGTATATATCTATCCTCCAAGAGGATATTTATCTTGTTATGTTTTTTCTGGAATCGGTTGCAAGTCTATCTCAGAGTGGCTACCACCTAACATACCTCCAACCAGGGAATACACTGATGCTGAGATCGCAGCTCGTGGTGTCATTAGAGATATCTTGCAGACACCTCCTATACAAACAAAGACGCCTAAGATCGCTTTCATGTTCTTGACTCCGGGTCCGTTACCTTTTGAAAAGCTATGGGATAAGTTCTTCGATGGGCATGAAGGCAGATTCTCCGTATACGTGCACGCATCCAGGGAAACACCGGTACATTTGAGCCGTTACTTTGTCAACAGAGACATTCACAGTGAAAAGGTGGTCTGGGGTAAAATTTCTATGGTTGATGCAGAGAGGAGACTACTTGGATTGGCCTTCCAAGACCCTGACAATCAACATTTTGTACTTCTCTCAGACAGCTGTGTTCCACTTCATAATTTCGATTATGTCTATAACTATTTGATGGATACAAATATGAGCTTTATTGATTGCTATGACGATCGAGGACCCCATGGATCCGCTGGCAGGTATTCAGAGCATATGTTACCTGAAGTTGAATATAAGGACTTCAGGAAAGGTTCTCAGTGGTTCACAATGAAGCGGCAGCACGCTATGATAGTCCTATCAGATAGTCTTTACTACGAGAAGTTCAAGCTTTATTGCAGACCAGGTATGGAGGGAAATAGGAATTGTTACTCTGACGAGCATTACTTTCAGACACTTTTCCATATGATGGATCCTGGAGGCATAGCAAATTGGTCAGTGACATATGTCGATTGGTCTGAAAGGAAGTGGCATCCGAAAGCATATCGAGCTCAGGATTGTACCTATGATCTCATGAAGAACGTTACATCTATTGATGAGAGTATACATTATACTAGTGATGAAAGGCAAATACTGATGGATAGAGCATGCACGTGGAATGGGATGAAGAGGCCGTGTtatttgtttgctagaaaattcaTGCCGGAGACTCTGGACATTTTGATGCATTATTTATCCAATTACGCAACTGGTAGAAACATCGATCCTACCGTTGATTATTAA